The following coding sequences are from one Myxococcales bacterium window:
- a CDS encoding cation:proton antiporter, which produces MPHLEWSPLTLLLAQIGVIIAVSRLLGLLGRWLGQPLVIAEVLAGIALGPSLLGLLWPDAMAVLFPPASMPVLKMLSQMGLVLFMFLIGLELDPKLLKGRTHASVAISHTSIIVPFGLGVGAAWWLRDAYSSPDVAFVPFALFLGTAMSVTAFPVLARILSERHLLSSRVGAITIACAAVDDVTAWCLLAFVVSIARAGAMVEAVWTTALAVGFIIGMMFVVRPFMRRLGARVGGQDGLKPSVVAIVMLLLIASSTLTELIGIHALFGAFMFGAILPKEGRMAEALADKFEVVAVVLLLPLFFAYSGLRTQIGLVDTAADWAVTAVIVLLATIGKFGGSAVAARLTGLRWREASAVGVLMNTRGLMELIVLNIGLDLGVISPVMFTMLVIMALVTTLMTTPILRWFYPDGELAKDRIKPIDSVPLPSSVAPYTVLMCVSETSPGTAMAAVGSKLKGQQQSASRVFGLHLWSPTHRPSVELRRGSSEAHEGPLDTFMQKAESMMLEVRPLGFVSAEPAVDICRTAEAKQASLVLLGSHPPVLLEGRFGGTVNDVLLNSSSPVGVLVDRGLTKIQNVLVAFSGGSEDREALRLAQKLGEGEGVQLTLLHVVKPGKAIAPGDGRAQIDKVFEEPDHGGKIRVRVVEHQSATEAVLAESRRGYDLIVMGMNPSWGLSDGVFSRKRQRVLAESSVSVLVVHPPAVQRGQPSEAALSRLVDMPSV; this is translated from the coding sequence ATGCCGCACCTGGAATGGAGCCCGCTCACCCTGCTACTGGCCCAGATTGGCGTAATCATCGCAGTGTCGCGTTTGTTGGGCCTCCTGGGCCGATGGCTTGGCCAGCCGCTGGTCATCGCAGAAGTGCTTGCGGGCATCGCCCTCGGCCCCTCCTTGTTGGGTTTGCTGTGGCCTGACGCCATGGCGGTGCTGTTTCCGCCAGCCTCCATGCCCGTACTGAAGATGCTGAGCCAAATGGGGCTCGTCCTGTTCATGTTCTTGATCGGCCTCGAACTGGATCCCAAGCTCCTCAAAGGGCGAACGCACGCCTCGGTGGCAATCAGTCATACCAGCATCATCGTGCCATTTGGACTGGGCGTTGGTGCGGCTTGGTGGCTGCGCGACGCCTATTCCAGCCCCGACGTGGCCTTCGTGCCGTTCGCCCTTTTCCTCGGCACTGCAATGAGCGTCACAGCTTTCCCCGTTTTGGCACGCATCCTCTCCGAACGTCATCTCTTGTCGTCGAGGGTTGGGGCCATCACCATCGCGTGCGCAGCGGTGGACGACGTGACGGCATGGTGCTTGCTCGCCTTCGTGGTTTCGATTGCTCGCGCCGGTGCGATGGTGGAAGCGGTGTGGACCACAGCGCTCGCGGTGGGCTTCATCATCGGGATGATGTTTGTGGTCCGACCCTTCATGCGCCGGCTGGGCGCGCGCGTAGGCGGTCAAGACGGCCTGAAACCGTCGGTCGTGGCCATCGTCATGCTCTTGCTGATTGCATCGAGTACGCTTACAGAGCTGATCGGCATTCACGCCCTATTCGGTGCTTTCATGTTCGGCGCCATCTTGCCGAAGGAGGGCCGGATGGCCGAAGCGTTGGCCGATAAGTTCGAGGTCGTCGCGGTGGTCTTGCTCCTGCCGCTCTTCTTTGCCTACAGCGGATTGCGTACCCAGATAGGTCTCGTCGACACGGCGGCCGACTGGGCTGTGACAGCCGTGATCGTGCTGTTGGCCACTATCGGAAAGTTTGGCGGAAGTGCCGTGGCGGCCCGGTTGACAGGGCTTCGTTGGCGAGAGGCCAGCGCTGTGGGCGTTCTCATGAACACCCGCGGCCTCATGGAGCTCATCGTGCTCAACATTGGCCTCGATTTGGGTGTCATCTCCCCTGTGATGTTCACCATGCTGGTCATCATGGCGCTTGTCACAACCTTGATGACCACGCCGATCTTGCGCTGGTTCTATCCCGATGGGGAATTGGCCAAAGATCGGATCAAGCCGATTGATTCGGTACCCTTGCCGTCCTCCGTTGCGCCCTACACGGTACTGATGTGTGTTTCGGAAACGTCTCCGGGAACCGCCATGGCCGCTGTGGGATCCAAGCTGAAGGGGCAACAGCAGTCTGCCTCGCGCGTCTTTGGTTTGCACCTCTGGAGCCCCACCCACCGCCCCAGTGTGGAGCTACGCCGGGGATCGAGTGAGGCGCACGAAGGGCCTCTCGACACGTTTATGCAGAAGGCTGAGTCAATGATGCTCGAGGTTCGCCCTCTCGGTTTCGTATCGGCAGAACCCGCAGTGGATATCTGCCGTACAGCCGAGGCCAAACAGGCTTCCCTGGTGCTCCTGGGTTCTCACCCTCCAGTCCTGCTGGAAGGTCGCTTCGGAGGTACCGTGAATGACGTTCTACTGAACTCGAGCAGCCCCGTGGGGGTCCTGGTCGATCGGGGTCTCACCAAAATCCAGAACGTTCTGGTCGCCTTCTCCGGTGGCTCTGAGGACCGTGAAGCCCTTCGACTCGCACAGAAGCTGGGGGAAGGCGAGGGGGTACAGTTGACGCTACTCCACGTCGTCAAGCCAGGCAAAGCCATCGCACCGGGCGACGGACGAGCCCAGATCGATAAAGTCTTCGAGGAGCCTGATCACGGCGGCAAGATTCGGGTTAGGGTCGTCGAACACCAATCTGCGACGGAAGCGGTGCTGGCGGAATCGAGGCGAGGCTACGACCTCATCGTCATGGGAATGAACCCATCCTGGGGCCTGAGCGACGGTGTGTTCAGCCGGAAGCGGCAGCGCGTGCTGGCAGAAAGCTCTGTATCGGTATTGGTCGTGCATCCTCCCGCAGTCCAACGTGGACAACCCAGCGAGGCTGCTTTGTCGAGACTGGTCGACATGCCTTCAGTGTAG
- a CDS encoding potassium-transporting ATPase subunit F — MTPLVVTGGIVAVLLFFYLGVALLVPETLS; from the coding sequence ATGACACCTCTCGTGGTCACAGGTGGCATCGTGGCCGTGCTGCTCTTCTTCTACCTCGGCGTCGCGTTGCTCGTGCCGGAGACACTCTCATGA
- the kdpA gene encoding potassium-transporting ATPase subunit KdpA, producing MTASAILQLTVYVGTLVGLALPLGAYMARVYSGEARLVGRFMGPLERLVYRVGGIRAEREMTWKTYAASVLLFNLLGVLAVYALARAQSLLPLNPAGLGSVSPEVSFNTAVSFATNTNWQAYGGETTLSHLTQMLGLAVQNFISAATGMAVLVALIRGFVRRSSEGLGNFWVDLTRSTLYVLVPLSFLLALLLVSQGVIQTFAGAATARLLDLTTADTGDVAHQLLALGPAASQIAIKQLGTNGGGFFNVNSAHPFENPTPLSNFIEMLAILLIPAALCFTFGAMVKDRRQGFAVFAAMLALFLPLAVATTTFEQAGNPKLTAEGVEQRASAFAPGGNMEGKELRFGIANSALWATATTAASNGSVNAMHDSFTPLGGLVPLWLMQLGEIVFGGVGSGLYGMLAYVIIAIFLAGLMVGRTPEYLGKKIEAFEMKMASLVILLPASAVLLGTALACRFPAGVEALGNPGAHGFSEILYAFSSGANNNGSAFGGLTASGPFYATAIGLSMLIGRYWVIVPVLAIAGALAKKKHVPTSAGTLPTHGPLFVGLVVGAIVLVGALTFIPALALGPVVEHLQLSAR from the coding sequence ATGACCGCGTCCGCGATTTTGCAGCTCACGGTCTACGTAGGCACGCTGGTTGGGCTTGCCTTGCCGCTTGGCGCGTACATGGCGCGGGTGTACTCAGGCGAGGCGCGGCTCGTCGGGCGCTTCATGGGCCCTCTCGAGAGGCTCGTGTACCGCGTGGGCGGAATACGCGCCGAGCGGGAGATGACCTGGAAGACGTACGCCGCGAGCGTGTTGCTTTTCAATCTTCTGGGGGTGCTGGCCGTGTATGCGCTCGCCCGCGCGCAGTCCCTCTTGCCGCTCAATCCCGCAGGGCTCGGGAGCGTTTCCCCGGAAGTGTCATTCAACACGGCGGTGAGCTTTGCAACCAACACAAACTGGCAGGCGTACGGTGGTGAGACGACCCTCAGCCACCTCACGCAAATGCTGGGGCTGGCCGTACAAAACTTCATCTCGGCGGCCACGGGCATGGCCGTGCTGGTCGCGCTCATACGAGGATTCGTCAGGCGCAGCTCCGAGGGACTTGGAAACTTTTGGGTCGACCTGACGCGATCCACGCTCTATGTGCTCGTGCCGCTCTCCTTTCTGCTGGCACTTCTCCTCGTCTCGCAGGGGGTGATCCAGACGTTTGCCGGTGCGGCCACGGCACGGCTGCTCGATCTCACGACGGCCGACACGGGCGACGTTGCCCACCAACTGCTGGCTCTGGGGCCAGCGGCATCGCAGATCGCCATCAAGCAACTCGGCACGAACGGTGGAGGCTTCTTCAACGTCAACTCGGCCCATCCGTTCGAGAACCCGACGCCGCTGTCGAACTTCATCGAGATGCTTGCCATCCTGCTCATCCCGGCTGCGCTGTGCTTCACCTTCGGTGCCATGGTCAAGGACCGACGTCAGGGCTTTGCCGTATTTGCAGCGATGCTGGCCTTGTTCCTCCCCCTGGCTGTGGCGACCACGACCTTCGAGCAAGCGGGAAACCCCAAGCTTACCGCCGAGGGTGTGGAGCAGCGCGCATCGGCCTTCGCTCCGGGAGGCAACATGGAGGGCAAAGAGCTGCGCTTCGGTATCGCCAACAGCGCGCTGTGGGCCACGGCGACCACGGCGGCGTCCAACGGGTCGGTGAACGCCATGCACGATAGCTTTACACCTCTGGGAGGTCTTGTCCCTCTGTGGCTCATGCAGCTCGGGGAGATTGTGTTTGGTGGTGTGGGTTCCGGCTTATACGGGATGCTTGCCTACGTCATCATCGCGATCTTCCTTGCCGGGTTGATGGTGGGGCGCACCCCCGAGTACCTGGGGAAAAAGATTGAAGCTTTCGAGATGAAGATGGCATCGCTCGTCATTCTGCTTCCGGCGTCTGCTGTCCTGCTCGGAACTGCGCTCGCCTGTAGGTTCCCCGCGGGCGTCGAGGCCCTTGGAAACCCGGGCGCGCATGGCTTCAGCGAGATCCTCTACGCGTTCTCTTCGGGCGCCAACAACAACGGGTCTGCGTTCGGAGGCCTCACGGCGAGCGGGCCCTTTTATGCCACGGCGATCGGCCTGAGCATGCTGATAGGGCGGTACTGGGTCATCGTTCCCGTCCTGGCCATCGCGGGCGCGCTGGCTAAGAAGAAGCATGTGCCCACAAGTGCGGGGACCTTGCCTACGCATGGGCCCCTTTTCGTTGGCCTCGTTGTGGGTGCCATCGTCCTGGTGGGAGCGCTCACATTCATTCCGGCGCTCGCGCTCGGGCCTGTCGTCGAGCACCTCCAGCTCTCCGCTCGCTGA
- the kdpB gene encoding potassium-transporting ATPase subunit KdpB, whose amino-acid sequence MSRVAHHSRPLFEMSIVRSALADSFAKLHPRRMVKNPVMFVVEVGSAFTTLLFVHAALTARGDAPAGFILAVAAWLWFTVLFANFAEAMAEGRGKAQAEALRKARQDVIAKRLKRGVGAPVRLEDPAERGRALDEVSSSSLRIDDVVFVAAGELVPADGEVIEGVASVDESAITGESAPVIRESGGDRSAVTGGTRVLSDWLIVRVTANPGATFLDRMIAMVEGAKRKKTPNEIALDILLAALTLVFLLVTVTLLPYSLYAVASAGSGAPVSLTILVSLLVCLIPTTIGGLLSAIGIAGMDRLIQANVIATSGRAVEAAGDVDVLLLDKTGTITLGNRQATAFIPAPAVEERELADAAQLSSLADETPEGRSIVVLAKEAHGLRGRDLERLGAHFVPFSAQTRMSGVDIQDRRIRKGATDAIVRFVEAAGGRFPDEVKACVEEVSRQGATPLVVAENERVLGVVKLKDIVKGGIQERFAEMRRIGIKTVMITGDNPLTAAAIAAEAGVDDFLAEATPEAKLALIRDYQQKGHLVAMTGDGTNDAPALAQADVAVAMNTGTQAAKEAGNMVDLDSNPTKLLAIVEIGKQMLMTRGALTTFSVANDVAKYFAIIPAAFVATYPELGALDFMALHSPTSAILSAVIFNALIIIALIPIALRGLPYRPAPAPALLRRNLFVYGLGGVLVPFPCIKLLDVVLTVVGVP is encoded by the coding sequence ATGTCACGCGTTGCTCATCATTCAAGACCTCTCTTCGAGATGTCCATCGTTCGGTCCGCCCTGGCAGACTCCTTCGCGAAGTTGCATCCCAGGCGGATGGTTAAAAACCCCGTCATGTTCGTCGTGGAAGTCGGAAGCGCGTTCACCACGCTGCTCTTCGTGCACGCGGCGCTCACGGCCCGCGGAGACGCACCAGCTGGTTTCATACTGGCCGTGGCCGCATGGCTCTGGTTCACGGTGCTCTTCGCGAACTTCGCAGAAGCCATGGCCGAGGGACGTGGCAAGGCCCAAGCTGAAGCGCTCCGCAAAGCGCGCCAGGACGTCATCGCCAAGCGCCTCAAGCGGGGTGTGGGAGCGCCCGTTCGTCTGGAGGACCCAGCAGAACGAGGACGTGCGCTCGACGAGGTGAGCTCGTCCTCCTTGCGCATCGATGACGTGGTGTTCGTGGCTGCGGGAGAGCTGGTGCCCGCGGATGGCGAGGTGATCGAGGGGGTGGCCTCTGTGGACGAGAGCGCCATCACGGGGGAAAGTGCTCCTGTGATTCGCGAGAGCGGCGGCGACCGCAGCGCCGTGACCGGCGGGACGCGGGTGCTGTCTGATTGGCTCATCGTGAGGGTCACGGCGAACCCGGGTGCAACTTTTCTCGACCGCATGATCGCGATGGTGGAAGGCGCGAAGCGAAAGAAGACGCCGAACGAGATCGCGCTCGACATCCTGCTCGCCGCCCTCACGCTGGTCTTTTTGTTGGTGACGGTTACGCTGTTGCCCTACTCCCTCTACGCCGTGGCCAGCGCGGGTTCGGGAGCGCCAGTGTCGCTCACCATCTTGGTGTCTCTGCTCGTTTGTTTGATCCCGACGACCATAGGCGGTTTGCTCTCCGCCATCGGCATCGCTGGGATGGATCGCCTGATCCAGGCGAACGTGATCGCCACTTCGGGGCGCGCGGTGGAGGCCGCGGGGGATGTCGATGTGCTGCTGCTCGACAAGACAGGCACCATCACGCTGGGCAACAGGCAAGCGACCGCGTTTATTCCGGCGCCCGCGGTCGAGGAGCGGGAGCTTGCAGACGCCGCGCAGCTCTCGTCGCTGGCCGACGAGACGCCCGAGGGGCGTTCAATCGTGGTGCTGGCGAAAGAGGCGCATGGGCTGCGGGGGCGTGACCTCGAGCGCCTGGGGGCTCACTTCGTCCCGTTCTCTGCGCAGACCCGGATGAGCGGGGTCGACATCCAAGACCGCAGGATCCGCAAGGGAGCCACAGATGCCATCGTCCGCTTCGTCGAGGCAGCCGGCGGCCGCTTTCCCGATGAAGTCAAGGCGTGTGTCGAAGAGGTGTCGCGCCAAGGCGCCACGCCGCTGGTCGTCGCGGAGAACGAACGAGTTCTGGGCGTCGTCAAGCTCAAGGACATCGTGAAGGGGGGCATCCAAGAGCGCTTCGCGGAGATGCGCCGGATCGGAATCAAAACCGTCATGATCACGGGCGACAACCCCCTCACGGCAGCCGCCATCGCGGCCGAGGCTGGGGTGGACGACTTCCTCGCTGAAGCGACCCCGGAAGCGAAGCTTGCCCTCATACGGGATTACCAGCAAAAAGGCCACCTCGTGGCCATGACGGGTGATGGAACCAATGACGCTCCCGCGCTGGCTCAGGCCGATGTGGCCGTGGCGATGAACACGGGAACGCAGGCCGCGAAGGAAGCCGGAAACATGGTCGATCTCGACTCGAATCCGACCAAGCTCCTGGCGATCGTCGAGATCGGAAAGCAGATGCTCATGACGCGGGGGGCCCTCACCACGTTTAGCGTCGCCAACGACGTGGCCAAGTACTTCGCCATCATCCCGGCCGCGTTCGTCGCCACCTATCCGGAGCTGGGGGCCCTCGATTTCATGGCTCTTCACTCGCCCACGTCGGCGATTCTCAGTGCAGTCATCTTCAACGCGCTCATCATCATCGCGCTCATTCCGATCGCCCTACGCGGGCTGCCTTACCGTCCGGCTCCGGCACCCGCTCTCTTGCGCAGGAATCTTTTCGTTTATGGTTTGGGTGGTGTGCTGGTGCCCTTTCCCTGCATCAAGCTCCTCGATGTGGTGCTGACGGTGGTGGGTGTGCCATGA
- the kdpC gene encoding potassium-transporting ATPase subunit KdpC, with protein MPLLRPATALLALMTVLTGLVYPLAVTGASQLLFPRQAQGSLVEAEGRVVGSALIGQPFDEPRYVWGRPSATSPFSYNAASSTGTNLGPSNPVLVEAVRERVAALRAADPGARGVPVPIDLVTASGSGLDPHVSPAAALYQVPRVARARRLSEAVVRAIVLAHVEDRTFGILGEQRVNVLLLNLALDAEARRGDAPK; from the coding sequence ATGCCTCTTCTTCGCCCTGCAACCGCTCTCCTTGCGCTCATGACCGTGCTCACGGGGCTTGTTTATCCCCTGGCCGTCACGGGTGCGTCGCAGCTGCTCTTCCCACGCCAGGCGCAAGGCAGCCTCGTGGAAGCCGAGGGCAGGGTGGTGGGCTCGGCTCTCATCGGACAGCCTTTCGATGAGCCCCGCTACGTCTGGGGGCGCCCCTCGGCAACTTCGCCTTTCTCTTACAACGCCGCGTCTTCGACAGGCACCAACCTCGGGCCAAGTAACCCCGTGCTCGTTGAAGCCGTGCGCGAACGGGTGGCCGCGCTGCGGGCGGCCGATCCTGGAGCGCGAGGGGTGCCCGTCCCGATTGATCTCGTCACCGCTTCGGGAAGCGGTCTCGATCCGCACGTGTCACCGGCGGCGGCGCTTTACCAGGTGCCCAGGGTGGCGCGGGCCCGGAGGCTCTCCGAGGCTGTCGTGCGCGCCATCGTGTTGGCTCACGTCGAGGACCGGACGTTCGGCATCTTGGGAGAGCAGCGGGTCAATGTACTCCTGCTCAACCTCGCCCTCGACGCGGAGGCCCGCCGCGGTGACGCCCCAAAGTGA
- a CDS encoding sensor histidine kinase KdpD, whose product MSALDQRPDPDDLLRRVHKEETRAKRGKLKIFFGFAPGVGKTYRMLQVARDLVTDQQVDVVVGVVEDHRRIETARMVLGLELLPRLKVPYRGHTLDEFDLDAALARKPQLILIDELAHTNAPGLRHPKRWQDVEELLDAGIDVFTTVNVQHVESLNDVIAQITGIQVRETVPDSQLDRADAVELVDVAPEELLERLREGKVYVPGQAERAAKNFFQRGNLLALRELALRRTAQRVDDDVREYREEHGVAVTWPASERILVCVGAAPSSARLIRAAARMAAGLRCPWVASYVESPTARAMSESDRVQLEAHLRVAETLGATVTRLSGPSVSEALLAYARKHNVTRLIIGKPTHARLWDRLRGSLLDEVVRGSGDIDVHVIGGEERRESIAREGGGWDEAPRRGHYVSAALLVGATLMLALGMRATVDLPDLEMLFLLAVMVAAVWFGRGPSILAAALGVASYDFFFVPPFHTFSVEDRRYVLTFCVMFVVGFALSELTGRLRRQQRDAETREARTAVLYALTRELASTDERSQIAAVATRHAAEIFAAHAIVLAVSPEGKLHAIGAFPEGANLDARDTGVADWCFEHDALAGLGTETLPGAGVRCAPLRVGQSRLGVLALIPRDSAKLRADQRAFLDVLCRQVAIALERARLSEDAKQSALRAKTEEMRSSLLSAVSHDLRTPLASITGAATSLRDDPDLDTETKGELVESIVDQAERLERLVANLLDMTRLESGGVALKRDWVPLDEMVGSALTRLEARLSERQVRVSIPPEVPLVFVDPVLFEQVFVNLLENAEKYTPAGSAIDIEARCEGARVELFVRDHGPGLPRGAEAQVFDKFYRGPHGGVAGAGLGLAICKGIVEAHGGTIRAATVASQGATFHISLPHGGPPPPVPAVEEDA is encoded by the coding sequence ATGAGCGCTCTTGACCAAAGGCCCGATCCCGACGACCTGTTGCGGCGCGTTCACAAGGAAGAGACGCGGGCCAAGCGTGGCAAGCTCAAGATCTTTTTTGGCTTCGCGCCAGGCGTGGGAAAGACCTACCGCATGCTCCAGGTTGCCCGCGATCTCGTGACGGATCAGCAGGTCGATGTGGTGGTGGGCGTGGTCGAGGACCATCGGAGAATCGAGACAGCGCGCATGGTCTTGGGCCTCGAGCTCTTGCCTCGCCTGAAGGTTCCGTATCGCGGGCACACCCTCGACGAATTCGACCTGGACGCCGCGCTGGCGCGCAAACCTCAGTTGATCCTGATCGACGAGCTGGCGCACACCAACGCTCCCGGTCTGCGGCACCCGAAGCGCTGGCAAGATGTGGAGGAGCTGCTCGACGCAGGCATCGACGTCTTCACCACCGTGAACGTTCAGCACGTCGAGAGTTTGAACGACGTCATCGCCCAGATCACGGGCATCCAGGTGCGCGAGACCGTACCTGATTCGCAGCTCGACCGGGCCGATGCGGTCGAGCTCGTGGACGTCGCTCCCGAGGAGCTGCTCGAGCGCTTGAGGGAAGGGAAGGTGTATGTGCCGGGCCAGGCCGAGCGTGCCGCGAAGAACTTCTTTCAACGGGGCAACCTCCTGGCGCTTCGCGAGCTGGCCTTGCGAAGAACCGCTCAGCGTGTGGACGACGACGTGCGGGAGTACCGCGAGGAGCACGGCGTTGCCGTTACCTGGCCGGCAAGTGAGCGCATCCTGGTGTGCGTGGGCGCTGCGCCCAGCTCTGCCCGGTTGATTCGCGCAGCGGCCCGGATGGCCGCAGGCCTGCGGTGTCCGTGGGTCGCCTCCTACGTCGAGTCCCCCACGGCCCGTGCGATGAGCGAGAGCGACCGGGTCCAGCTGGAAGCACACCTTCGTGTGGCCGAGACCCTCGGCGCCACGGTGACACGCCTTTCAGGGCCAAGCGTATCCGAGGCCTTGTTGGCCTACGCCCGGAAACACAATGTGACCCGGCTCATTATCGGAAAGCCCACGCACGCCCGCTTGTGGGATCGCCTGCGCGGCTCGCTGCTCGACGAGGTCGTGCGGGGTAGCGGCGACATCGACGTGCACGTCATCGGCGGCGAGGAACGACGCGAATCCATAGCCCGTGAAGGCGGCGGATGGGACGAAGCCCCTCGTCGAGGCCACTACGTGTCGGCAGCGTTGCTCGTGGGCGCCACCTTGATGTTGGCCCTGGGGATGCGGGCGACGGTCGACCTGCCTGACCTCGAAATGTTGTTTTTGCTAGCCGTCATGGTGGCGGCGGTGTGGTTCGGCCGAGGCCCCTCGATCTTGGCGGCGGCGTTGGGCGTCGCCAGCTACGACTTCTTCTTTGTGCCGCCATTTCATACGTTCTCGGTGGAAGATCGACGCTACGTGCTCACCTTCTGTGTGATGTTCGTGGTGGGCTTCGCGCTCAGCGAGCTCACGGGCAGGCTCCGCCGACAACAACGCGACGCCGAGACGCGCGAGGCCCGTACCGCTGTGCTCTATGCGCTCACCCGCGAGCTGGCTTCCACGGACGAGCGGTCCCAGATCGCGGCGGTGGCCACACGGCATGCGGCCGAGATCTTTGCGGCGCACGCGATCGTCCTGGCTGTGTCGCCCGAGGGGAAGCTGCACGCGATCGGGGCGTTCCCCGAGGGAGCCAACCTCGACGCCAGGGACACGGGTGTGGCAGACTGGTGCTTCGAGCACGACGCTTTGGCAGGCCTCGGTACAGAAACACTCCCGGGCGCGGGGGTCCGCTGCGCCCCGTTGCGGGTGGGCCAGTCACGGCTGGGGGTACTCGCGCTCATCCCGCGGGATTCGGCAAAACTGCGGGCGGACCAGCGTGCCTTCCTTGACGTGCTTTGCCGCCAGGTGGCCATTGCGCTCGAGCGTGCGCGCCTTTCCGAAGACGCCAAGCAGTCTGCCCTGCGGGCGAAGACCGAAGAAATGCGCTCGTCTTTGCTCTCCGCCGTGTCTCACGATCTGCGCACCCCGCTTGCTTCCATCACGGGCGCGGCCACATCCCTTCGGGACGATCCTGACCTGGATACGGAGACCAAGGGCGAGCTCGTCGAGTCGATCGTCGATCAAGCCGAGCGGCTCGAGCGGCTGGTGGCGAACCTGCTCGACATGACACGGCTCGAGTCGGGAGGTGTGGCCTTGAAGCGAGATTGGGTTCCGCTCGACGAGATGGTGGGGTCGGCGCTCACTCGTCTTGAAGCACGCCTTTCGGAGCGCCAGGTGAGAGTGAGCATTCCGCCCGAGGTCCCGCTCGTGTTCGTCGATCCGGTGCTCTTCGAGCAAGTCTTCGTCAACCTACTGGAGAACGCCGAGAAGTACACGCCGGCAGGCTCTGCGATCGACATCGAGGCGCGCTGTGAAGGCGCACGGGTCGAGCTTTTCGTGAGGGACCACGGCCCGGGGCTGCCCCGGGGTGCCGAAGCTCAGGTCTTCGACAAGTTCTACAGAGGGCCCCACGGGGGCGTTGCCGGTGCCGGACTGGGCCTTGCGATCTGCAAAGGGATCGTCGAGGCCCACGGCGGCACGATACGCGCGGCCACAGTGGCCTCGCAGGGGGCGACGTTTCACATCTCGCTCCCTCACGGCGGTCCGCCCCCGCCCGTGCCCGCCGTGGAAGAGGACGCGTGA
- a CDS encoding response regulator, translated as MSEPGELVLVVEDEPQMRKFIRASLASHGHRVLEAERASEAIMMLTSHRPDIVLMDLGLPDGDGMELTQQIREWSRVPIIVLSARGREDDKVKALDAGADDYLTKPFGVNELLARMRVALRHARPREQGGVQTLVFGDVKIDLVRREVFRAEEALHLTPIEYRLLVLLALNAGKVLTHSHILKEIWGPSQAAHAHYVRVHMAELRKKVEAEPSRPKLLVTEPGVGYRLRDRP; from the coding sequence GTGAGCGAACCGGGAGAACTCGTGCTCGTCGTCGAGGATGAGCCTCAGATGCGCAAGTTCATTCGCGCATCGCTCGCCTCCCACGGCCATCGGGTGCTCGAAGCCGAGCGTGCATCCGAGGCCATCATGATGTTGACCAGTCACCGTCCGGACATCGTGCTCATGGATCTTGGATTGCCTGACGGCGATGGCATGGAGCTCACGCAGCAGATCCGCGAGTGGAGCCGCGTGCCGATCATCGTTTTGTCGGCCCGTGGGCGCGAAGACGACAAAGTCAAAGCGCTCGATGCAGGCGCCGACGACTACCTCACCAAGCCCTTCGGCGTCAACGAGCTCCTGGCCCGCATGCGGGTGGCCCTGCGCCACGCGCGCCCGCGAGAGCAGGGAGGTGTGCAAACACTCGTCTTCGGCGACGTAAAGATCGACCTGGTCAGGCGCGAGGTGTTCCGCGCCGAAGAAGCCCTTCACTTGACCCCCATCGAGTACCGCCTGCTGGTGCTGCTGGCGCTCAACGCGGGCAAGGTGCTCACCCACAGTCATATCCTCAAGGAGATCTGGGGACCCTCGCAGGCAGCGCATGCCCACTACGTGCGGGTTCACATGGCGGAGCTGCGAAAGAAGGTGGAAGCGGAGCCTTCAAGGCCCAAGCTGCTCGTGACCGAGCCGGGCGTGGGCTACCGTCTGCGCGACCGCCCGTAG